Proteins from a genomic interval of Verrucomicrobiales bacterium:
- a CDS encoding P-II family nitrogen regulator — translation MKKIEAIIKPFKLEEVKDALSEVGIEGMTVTEVKGFGRQKGHTEIYRGSEYTVDFLPKIKLELVISDGQVSSAVTAIIKAAKTGKIGDGKIFVSPVEEAVRIRTEEKGEAAV, via the coding sequence ATGAAAAAAATCGAAGCCATTATCAAACCTTTCAAGCTCGAGGAGGTAAAGGATGCCCTCAGCGAAGTCGGCATTGAGGGAATGACCGTTACCGAAGTCAAAGGCTTCGGCCGCCAGAAGGGTCACACTGAGATCTACCGCGGCAGCGAATACACGGTCGACTTTCTCCCGAAGATCAAACTCGAGCTGGTCATCAGCGACGGGCAGGTATCCTCGGCAGTGACGGCGATTATCAAGGCCGCCAAAACAGGGAAGATTGGCGACGGTAAAATTTTTGTAAGCCCGGTGGAGGAAGCCGTGCGCATTAGAACTGAGGAGAAAGGAGAAGCAGCCGTCTGA
- a CDS encoding ammonium transporter, translating to MKKSLSLLALLAFALFASFTASAADPAPPSIEDRLADIEAYMNNTARQTNAPSNIAGPGPGHNAWQMVSTALVLFMTLPGLALFYGGLVRRKNVLSVLAQCMGIAGLVTILWWLCGYSFSFSGSNPFYGDLGNAMFQGLEPGKVGAGYHWISDMMWAMFQLTFAIITPALIIGAIAERMKFSAVLLFVALWMFVVYFPLAHMVWATSGFMCGALNPNAGIKALDFAGGTVVHMSSGWSALVLCIILGKRVGFGKVPMPPHSMVMCMIGTGMLWVGWYGFNAGSALGADAIASNAFTTTTLAAATAGFVWAMTEWLMRGKPSVLGFCSGIVAGLVVVTPACGFINTNGAMVIGVLAGIIPYIAVAKLKAWLGYDDALDTFGVHGVGGTLGALLTGILADEKANSVVAGVKDGLLMAQIKAIVVTLVLSVVATAVIAFIVKAVVGLRPSEEVETAGLDLAEHGEEGYHG from the coding sequence ATGAAAAAGTCTCTCTCTCTACTGGCCTTGCTGGCCTTCGCCCTGTTCGCCTCGTTCACCGCATCCGCCGCCGATCCTGCGCCTCCGTCCATCGAAGACCGCTTGGCCGATATCGAGGCGTATATGAACAACACGGCTCGACAAACCAACGCCCCCTCGAACATCGCCGGACCTGGCCCGGGACATAACGCCTGGCAGATGGTGTCCACCGCCTTGGTCTTGTTCATGACGCTTCCCGGTCTTGCCCTTTTCTACGGCGGCTTGGTGCGCCGCAAAAATGTGCTGTCCGTGCTCGCCCAGTGCATGGGCATTGCCGGTTTGGTGACGATCCTCTGGTGGCTGTGCGGCTACAGCTTCTCGTTCTCGGGCTCCAATCCCTTCTACGGAGATCTCGGCAACGCCATGTTCCAAGGACTTGAACCGGGCAAGGTCGGTGCCGGCTATCACTGGATCAGTGATATGATGTGGGCAATGTTCCAGCTGACCTTCGCCATCATCACTCCCGCGCTGATCATCGGCGCCATCGCCGAACGCATGAAGTTCTCCGCGGTCCTGCTCTTCGTGGCGCTCTGGATGTTCGTGGTTTACTTCCCGCTCGCCCACATGGTGTGGGCCACTTCCGGTTTCATGTGCGGTGCGCTGAACCCGAATGCGGGCATCAAGGCTCTCGACTTCGCTGGTGGAACGGTGGTCCATATGAGCTCCGGTTGGAGCGCTCTGGTCCTCTGCATCATCCTCGGCAAGCGCGTTGGCTTCGGCAAGGTTCCGATGCCTCCGCACAGCATGGTGATGTGTATGATCGGCACTGGCATGCTCTGGGTGGGTTGGTACGGGTTTAACGCCGGCTCCGCTCTCGGCGCCGATGCCATCGCTTCCAATGCCTTCACGACCACAACGCTCGCCGCTGCGACCGCCGGGTTCGTCTGGGCGATGACGGAATGGTTGATGCGCGGCAAGCCCAGCGTCCTCGGTTTCTGCTCCGGCATCGTGGCGGGTCTCGTGGTGGTAACTCCGGCGTGCGGTTTCATCAACACGAACGGCGCCATGGTGATCGGTGTTCTCGCGGGCATCATCCCTTACATCGCGGTGGCTAAGCTCAAGGCCTGGCTCGGCTATGACGACGCCTTGGATACCTTCGGTGTTCACGGTGTGGGTGGCACGCTCGGCGCTTTGCTCACCGGCATCCTGGCCGATGAAAAGGCCAACTCGGTGGTGGCCGGTGTCAAAGACGGGCTGCTCATGGCCCAGATCAAAGCGATCGTGGTCACCTTGGTCCTGTCGGTGGTGGCCACCGCTGTCATCGCGTTCATCGTGAAGGCGGTTGTGGGTCTGCGGCCGAGCGAAGAGGTTGAGACCGCGGGTCTCGATCTGGCTGAACACGGCGAAGAAGGTTACCACGGCTAA
- a CDS encoding response regulator → MPTPLPLESRNELGATAVLTDHREPAPPRPAILPRLLIVDDEEGPRESLRLVFQEDYQIFVASSARGALELLKTQSVDVAILDIRMPGMTGLELLEEVRQLDPTIEVVMLTAYETPEYLRKALRLRACDYLNKPFDVKQIRSVLSTAMLRRTTNKEVQDNIQRLEEIREQVHALKVKEETMRTRGEIYASIIHDINGPLTIISGLVQIINQRLSQESSVHGEDLEVIKDRMRRVTRQVTNCIEISRRYLRLLTPNSQESGKVWVNQILTDLGDLVRALPDARGHELQIRPLPKDVMVLLNGTDLIQMLLNITINGLQCSRERHVVEVRGQVLLKPLDISLFNDNENERFINREEFQNITPLMALSVTDNGPGIAPNVLERIFEPYFSGQPSGKGAGLGLCIVRRLLKESRGGLHVHSEVGRGSVFTLYLPARMSGPDPFKG, encoded by the coding sequence GTTGATGACGAAGAAGGCCCGCGGGAGTCGCTGCGGCTCGTGTTCCAGGAGGACTACCAGATCTTCGTGGCGTCCAGCGCTCGCGGTGCCTTGGAGCTGCTGAAGACGCAAAGCGTCGATGTCGCGATCCTGGATATCCGCATGCCAGGCATGACTGGTCTGGAGCTCCTGGAGGAGGTTCGCCAGCTCGATCCGACCATCGAAGTGGTGATGCTCACCGCTTATGAGACGCCCGAATATCTGCGCAAGGCTCTGCGACTTCGCGCCTGCGACTATCTAAACAAGCCCTTCGACGTGAAGCAGATTCGCTCGGTGCTGTCGACGGCGATGCTGCGTCGGACCACAAATAAGGAGGTCCAAGACAACATTCAGCGGCTGGAAGAGATTCGCGAACAGGTCCATGCCTTGAAGGTGAAGGAGGAGACGATGCGCACACGGGGCGAGATCTACGCGAGCATCATCCACGACATCAACGGTCCGCTCACCATCATTTCGGGATTGGTCCAGATTATCAATCAGCGACTCAGCCAGGAGTCTTCCGTTCATGGCGAGGACCTGGAAGTCATCAAGGATCGCATGCGCCGCGTCACCCGGCAGGTGACCAACTGCATTGAAATCTCGCGACGCTATCTTCGGTTGCTCACGCCCAACTCTCAGGAATCGGGCAAGGTGTGGGTGAACCAGATCCTGACCGACCTGGGCGATCTGGTGCGCGCGCTGCCCGATGCCCGCGGACATGAGCTGCAAATTCGTCCCCTGCCCAAGGATGTGATGGTGCTATTGAATGGCACCGACCTCATCCAAATGCTGTTGAACATCACGATCAACGGGCTGCAGTGCTCACGCGAGCGTCATGTGGTGGAAGTACGCGGGCAGGTCCTGTTAAAGCCGCTCGACATCTCCCTCTTCAACGACAATGAGAACGAGCGGTTTATCAACCGGGAAGAGTTTCAGAATATCACGCCCTTGATGGCGCTTTCGGTGACAGACAACGGCCCGGGCATCGCTCCGAACGTCCTGGAGCGCATCTTCGAGCCCTACTTCTCCGGACAGCCTTCCGGCAAGGGCGCCGGCCTGGGATTGTGCATTGTGCGACGGCTGCTGAAGGAAAGCCGAGGCGGCCTGCATGTGCACTCCGAGGTTGGGCGCGGGTCGGTGTTTACTCTCTATCTGCCGGCGCGCATGAGTGGGCCGGACCCCTTCAAGGGCTAG